A part of Bombus affinis isolate iyBomAffi1 chromosome 12, iyBomAffi1.2, whole genome shotgun sequence genomic DNA contains:
- the LOC126922670 gene encoding transmembrane protein 132C isoform X2 — MDKLAYAANNFQLRLAGILMDMWIFFLFVAIADVAASVEVHFENKDGGFFLKHIPRQYYPVRGDSISSISPSTGTLSNGVLSPPPGSVLSRDKFTVFQTSEPVSVRATYGPFSTKQTVPARYIVPDPLDALPGPETRRNLTAATILDAQELGARHLDMSAHLVGNSVPRDSPVLRVLFHAGSETGGRRQLLLARHQRVCVVLHASLAAPSRSTANRNNNGRPYSSSSSTSSSSSSSSSSSSSSSSSSSSSSASALTAACSPDGENGVCLAQITIPADWWAPLPPPDASGRVKVAKSLPRLVQVAYSVLEPRAEEAGSPDNGAGFCRPRVQIQPVTPLGQVPLAPNRADYKELKADDSLTLLVPHGPLYPRSRLHVPAFLHPSKVTDPRQERPSIVIAVYLRARVKSGVKILDASSSNPDWIVDSKINAKNTIATFTARRKENASRLPSASAEEILTMLLEASEEGVEGNWDGGRIVWSVRYAFDNGSQLNGMDQQRLQQRQMQHHHHHHAERRKLQVRLEIQKDDIQAVLPISKNWEVMNTAVLTGRQVSQGMKVFIVSQAGTVADVTLQSSCHSEDESVLKVSSSCSSVYVDGTEIRGSSNASVLVKYGTYTGLAKFTVWMPEFPLEMTVADTRLSQIKGWKVPEEHAVGAKSKRSLNSTNSRSNESSSKTKKRSAAELEDTSMDIEDADVILEEDEQEERFRGSDNGWDTINSIDRGPSTNCRLRFQQSPIEVHARFLATDHDSGRVSYFVNRRTWLRVTDLVNGMLRVSDPRIADLLQGRIVQGRGVGRTEVQVLSPITSKVIGAKEVRVVNDRVAVTRLSVRVVSGLQLTISPDTAIENGYVAETSVTRKLTAQYQEGLLDIDVEFSDGTRTPLREIAVNDYHLLVESLDPEVVAFAPMVASHHPRVIAVGEGRGDLLRVSLQLADACRLTGRRSGKGSQRATAAALASASANVEVDFASSDLPNRPEFVQNDGGGTVGSHHHRERKTSRGEMAPDLHDILIGGMGGVGIRHHGVNRVSPLEIGMYVLLAAFCFAIVVFLVSCVVYANKFKLQPPDSPLPGSALPVLSGAARARAAANQLASGRRPPRESTTNAHDWVWLGRATLERAACGPQQVRVTSNPLAGENEGEAGELATCFDNPNHIELPSAGQRSNGSGPIDTTTYCKRDKVPRNSFATKPVTKPLTVVSGTTITTPASMATSTVTSARNDNDDVPPPLPPHGIPVTSAMASTTTAVPVGATTNNNGNEDYKPPVPPHRNTGVIVRLPETPRKHRHRASSSSAGAHHGNNQRHSKQIHHIKPHGKARVGSPKENDAEEEEFVELVTHDDNRHSKDARAREVKRATIVGNPMFSSFSTNAIASSMNVSSPTVTSSSSSPPNSSPSSTASSSSSSSSSSASSSHEQEESVALDDLNLGMDYNQIMQYFDNLKESNA; from the exons ACGTGGCTGCCTCGGTGGAGGTTCACTTCGAGAACAAGGATGGGGGATTTTTCTTGAAGCACATACCGAGGCAATACTATCCTGTTCGAGGGGATTCTATCTCGTCGATATCTCCATCGACGGGCACATTATCTAACGGGGTTCTGTCTCCACCGCCAGGCTCCGTACTCTCGAGAGACAAATTCACGGTGTTTCAGACGAGCGAGCCGGTGTCCGTTCGGGCGACCTATGGGCCATTTAGCACGAAACAGACCGTACCGGCTCGCTACATAGTTCCAGATCCGTTGGACGCGTTACCAGGCCCGGAAACGAGGCGAAACCTAACAGCGGCGACGATTCTGGACGCGCAGGAGTTAGGTGCGCGTCATTTGGACATGTCCGCTCATCTGGTTGGAAACAGCGTGCCTCGTGACTCGCCCGTGCTAAGAGTGCTCTTTCACGCCGGAAGCGAGACAGGCGGAAGGCGTCAGTTGCTTCTCGCTCGACATCAAAGAGTCTGTGTGGTCCTGCACGCGAGCTTGGCCGCTCCATCGAGGAGCACTGCCAACAGGAACAACAATGGTAGACCTTATTCCTCTTCCTCGTCtacttcttcttcctcttcatcttcctcctcctcttcctcctcttcttcctcttcctctagTTCTTCGTCCGCTTCCGCGCTAACGGCAGCGTGCAGCCCCGATGGAGAGAACGGAGTCTGTTTGGCACAGATCACCATACCAGCCGATTGGTGGGCACCGTTACCTCCTCCGGACGCTTCTGGCCGGGTCAAGGTCGCCAAGAGCCTGCCCAGGCTCGTGCAGGTAGCTTACTCCGTGCTCGAGCCACGAGCAGAGGAGGCTGGCTCGCCTGACAACGGGGCTGGCTTCTGCAGACCCAGAGTTCAGATTCAGCCCGTCACGCCACTGGGTCAGGTACCTCTGGCTCCGAACCGGGCCGATTATAAGGAGCTCAAGGCCGACGATTCGCTGACACTCCTGGTGCCCCACGGGCCCCTTTATCCGAGGTCTCGGTTACACGTTCCAGCGTTCCTGCATCCGTCCAAGGTTACCGATCCGAGACAGGAAAGGCCATCGATCGTGATCGCTGTGTATCTCAG GGCCAGGGTGAAATCCGGCGTGAAAATCTTGGACGCCTCGTCCAGTAATCCCGACTGGATCGTCGACAGCAAGATCAACGCGAAGAACACGATCGCTACGTTCACTGCCAGGCGAAAGGAGAATGCTTCGCGACTACCAAGCGC ATCGGCAGAGGAAATCCTGACGATGCTTCTGGAGGCGAGCGAGGAGGGGGTGGAAGGGAATTGGGATGGTGGTCGAATCGTGTGGAGCGTACGTTACGCTTTCGACAACGGCTCTCAGCTAAATGGAATGGATCAACAGCGACTACAGCAGAGACAGATGCAacaccatcatcatcatcacgcGGAGAGGCGAAAGCTACAGGTTCGCCTCGAAATACAGAAAGACGACATTCAGGCCGTGCTGCCTATATCCAAG AACTGGGAGGTGATGAACACCGCGGTGTTGACGGGTCGCCAAGTGTCCCAGGGGATGAAAGTGTTCATCGTAAGCCAGGCCGGAACCGTTGCCGACGTTACGCTGCAATCCTCCTGTCACTCGGAAGACGAGAGTGTGCTTAAG GTATCATCTTCTTGTAGCAGCGTGTACGTGGACGGCACGGAGATACGTGGCTCCAGCAACGCGTCAGTTCTCGTTAAGTACGGTACTTACACGGGGCTGGCTAAATTCACAGTTTGGATGCCGGAATTCCCTTTGGAGATGACCGTGGCGGACACCAGATTAAGTCAGATTAAAGGCTGGAAAGTTCCCGAAGAACACGCTGTAGGGGCGAAAAGCAAGCGTAGTCTGAACTCCACCAATTCACGTTCCAACGAATCCAGCTCGAAAACCAAAAAGAGGAGCGCCGCGGAGTTGGAGGACACTTCGATGGATATCGAAGACGCGGATGTGATTTTGGAAGAAGACGAGCAGGAAGAAAGATTTCGAGGAAGCGATAACGGATGGGATACGATCAATTCTATAGATAGAGGACCTTCCACCAATTGCAGACTCCGATTCCAGCAGAGTCCTATCGAAGTACACGCGAGATTCCTGGCTACCGATCACGATTCAGGAAGAGTCTCTTACTTTGTGAATCGCCGTACCTGGCTACGAGTGACAGATCTGGTGAATGGGATGCTTCGAGTTTCCGATCCCAGAATCGCTGACCTGTTACAAGGGAGAATCGTTCAAGGTCGTGGAGTAGGTAGAACGGAGGTGCAGGTTCTTTCGCCGATTACGAGCAAAGTAATCGGCGCGAAGGAAGTGCGAGTGGTTAACGACCGTGTGGCGGTCACCAGGTTGTCAGTTAGAGTGGTGTCTGGGTTACAACTCACTATTAGTCCGGACACTGCTATAGAAAATGGATATGTCGCGGAGACGTCGGTGACGAGGAAGCTGACTGCTCAGTATCAG GAGGGACTGCTGGATATAGACGTGGAATTTTCTGACGGCACGAGAACACCGTTGAGAGAAATCGCTGTGAACGACTACCACTTGTTAGTGGAGAGTCTAGACCCGGAAGTGGTGGCATTCGCTCCGATGGtcgcttctcatcatcctcgAGTGATTGCGGTCGGCGAAGGGAGAGGCGATTTGTTACGAGTCAGTCTTCAATTGGCCGACGCCTGTCGTCTAACCGGCAGGAGGTCTGGAAAAGGATCTCAAAGAGCGACCGCGGCAGCCCTTGCCAGCGCTTCCGCCAACGTTGAGGTGGACTTTGCCTCGAGCGATCTTCCCAATCGACCCGAGTTCGTACAGAATGACGGAGGTGGAACGGTTGGTTCTCATCATCACAGAGAAAGGAAGACCAGCAGGGGAGAGATGGCTCCTGATTTGCACGACATTCTCATCG GAGGAATGGGCGGTGTTGGGATACGGCATCACGGAGTAAATCGTGTGAGCCCACTCGAGATCGGGATGTACGTCCTTCTGGCAGCCTTCTGTTTCGCCATCGTCGTCTTCCTCGTCTCCTGCGTGGTCTACGCGAACAAGTTCAAACTACAGCCGCCGGATTCTCCGCTACCCGGGTCGGCGCTTCCGGTACTGTCGGGAGCAGCCAGGGCCAGAGCAGCCGCCAACCAGCTGGCATCGGGAAGAAGACCTCCCAGAGAGTCTACCACGAACGCACACGATTGGGTCTGGCTGGGCAGAGCCACTCTCGAGAGAGCCGCTTGCGGACCGCAACAG GTAAGAGTGACTAGCAACCCCCTAGCTGGTGAGAACGAGGGAGAAGCGGGTGAATTGGCAACTTGTTTCGACAATCCAAACCACATCGAGCTACCTTCGGCGGGACAGCGTAGCAATGGATCAGGGCCGATAGATACCACGACTTATTGCAAGAGGGACAAAGTCCCACGAAACAGTTTCGCGACGAAGCCTGTAACGAAACCACTTACGGTGGTATCAGGAACTACAATCACTACTCCAGCATCTATGGCTACGTCCACCGTGACTTCTGCGCGAAACGA CAACGATGACGTCCCACCACCCTTACCACCGCACGGAATCCCCGTAACCTCGGCGATGGCTTCAACGACTACAGCTGTTCCTGTCGGCGCAACGACCAACAACAACGGCAACGAGGACTACAAACCTCCCGTACCACCACACAGAAACACAGGAGTGATCGTACGACTACCGGAAACACCTAGGAAACATCGTCACAGAGCTTCGAGTAGCAGCGCGGGCGCTCATCATGGGAACAATCAGCGGCACAGCAAGCAGATTCACCATATCAAGCCACACGGTAAAGCTAGAGTAGGTAGTCCGAAAGAGAACGACGCGGAGGAAGAGGAGTTTGTGGAGCTAGTGACTCACGATGACAACAGGCATTCGAAGGACGCGAGAGCCAGAGAAGTGAAGAGGGCGACGATCGTCGGTAATCCAATGTTCTCGTCGTTCTCGACGAACGCGATCGCCTCGTCCATGAACGTGTCCAGCCCGACCGTGACCTCATCGTCCTCGTCACCGCCTAACTCGTCGCCGTCCTCTACCGCTTCCTCTTCCTCGTCCTCTTCTTCGTCGTCCGCGTCTTCGTCCCACGAGCAAGAGGAATCGGTGGCGCTGGACGACCTGAACCTGGGCATGGACTACAACCAGATCATGCAGTACTTCGACAACTTAAAAGAGTCGAACGCCTAG
- the LOC126922726 gene encoding uncharacterized protein LOC126922726 yields the protein MRSSALIIVALSVVVASMIYIEAYPLAEQGPLGPEGNTATVKPSTDSSSQESSDSSSDEEKTRNVNGKAKREAIDVAEMLIEEEKGVSVRLERSTKKKNDDDDDSSSSSSSSSSSSSSSSDSEDDKKKSKKKHGCDDSDDSDDDDCKKKKKSRRKNCDDSDDSDDSDDDDCKKKKKLRRKNCDNGDDSDDSDDDDCRRNKKSKKKDDDSDDSDDSDDSDDNDCKRNKKSKKKDDDSDDNDDNDGDDSGCTRRKYKREVDGQDNDTVSKSSSEEKNKP from the coding sequence ATGCGTTCCAGTGCATTAATAATCGTCGCTCTGTCCGTTGTGGTGGCCTCGATGATCTACATCGAAGCGTATCCACTGGCCGAACAGGGGCCGCTTGGGCCAGAGGGAAATACAGCCACCGTGAAGCCATCTACGGACTCGTCCAGCCAAGAATCCAGCGACAGCAGCAGCGACGAGGAGAAAACCAGGAACGTGAACGGAAAGGCCAAGAGAGAAGCGATCGACGTGGCTGAGATGTTGATCGAGGAAGAAAAAGGAGTTTCTGTAAGGCTGGAACGATCGACCAAGAAGaaaaacgacgacgacgacgatagtagcagtagcagtagcagcagcagcagcagcagcagctcTTCCAGCGACAGCGAAGACGATAAGAAGAAGTCGAAAAAGAAACACGGCTGCGACGACAGCGACGATAGTGACGACGATGAttgcaagaagaagaaaaaatcgAGGAGGAAGAACTGCGACGACAGTGACGATAGCGACGATAGTGACGACGATGAttgcaagaagaagaaaaaattgaGGAGGAAGAACTGCGACAACGGTGACGACAGCGACGATAGTGACGACGATGATTGCAGGAGGAACAAGAAGTCGAAGAAGAAGGACGACGACAGTGACGACAGCGACGACAGCGACGATAGTGACGACAATGATTGCAAGAGGAACAAGAAATCGAAGAAGAAGGACGACGACAGCGACGataacgacgacaacgacggtGACGATAGCGGGTGCACCAGGAGGAAGTACAAGAGGGAAGTTGATGGACAGGACAATGATACGGTGAGCAAATCCTCTTCCGAGGAGAAGAACAAGCCGTAG
- the LOC126922743 gene encoding phospholipase A2: MRTLELCVFTFWLCLHVSVHAFQHIPYRDAYPFADSDMVEVSDRIIFPGTLWCGNGNIANGTNQLGSWKETDACCRTHDMCPDLIEAHGSKHGLTNSADYTRLSCECDEEFRHCLHNSGDTVSAGLVGRTYFTMLRTQCFRLDYPIVKCKVKSTILRRCKEYEFDTTAPKKYQWFDVLQY, encoded by the exons ATGCGGACTCTGGAGTTGTGCGTTTTCACTTTCTGGCTTTGCCTGCACGTCTCTGTCCACGCATTTCAGCATATTCCGTACAGAGACGCCTATCCATTTGCCGACAGTGATATGGTAGAAGTATCGGACAGGATAATATTCCCAG GAACATTATGGTGCGGAAACGGTAACATAGCAAATGGAACGAACCAATTAGGGTCATGGAAGGAAACGGACGCATGTTGCCGAACTCACGATATGTGTCCCGACCTAATCGAGGCTCACGGCTCTAAACACGGACTAACTAATTCCGCTGATTATACGAG GTTAAGCTGCGAGTGTGACGAAGAGTTCCGCCATTGTCTTCACAATTCGGGGGACACCGTTAGTGCCGGGCTTGTAGGAAGAACTTATTTCACCATGTTAAGAACGCAATGCTTCCGATTGGATTATCCTATCGTGAAATGCAAAGTCAAATCCACCAT CTTAAGACGTTGCAAGGAGTACGAGTTCGATACAACTGCCCCGAAGAAGTACCAGTGGTTCGACGTACTTCAGTACTAA
- the LOC126922670 gene encoding transmembrane protein 132E isoform X1, which produces MDKLAYAANNFQLRLAGILMDMWIFFLFVAIADVAASVEVHFENKDGGFFLKHIPRQYYPVRGDSISSISPSTGTLSNGVLSPPPGSVLSRDKFTVFQTSEPVSVRATYGPFSTKQTVPARYIVPDPLDALPGPETRRNLTAATILDAQELGARHLDMSAHLVGNSVPRDSPVLRVLFHAGSETGGRRQLLLARHQRVCVVLHASLAAPSRSTANRNNNGRPYSSSSSTSSSSSSSSSSSSSSSSSSSSSSASALTAACSPDGENGVCLAQITIPADWWAPLPPPDASGRVKVAKSLPRLVQVAYSVLEPRAEEAGSPDNGAGFCRPRVQIQPVTPLGQVPLAPNRADYKELKADDSLTLLVPHGPLYPRSRLHVPAFLHPSKVTDPRQERPSIVIAVYLRARVKSGVKILDASSSNPDWIVDSKINAKNTIATFTARRKENASRLPSASAEEILTMLLEASEEGVEGNWDGGRIVWSVRYAFDNGSQLNGMDQQRLQQRQMQHHHHHHAERRKLQVRLEIQKDDIQAVLPISKNWEVMNTAVLTGRQVSQGMKVFIVSQAGTVADVTLQSSCHSEDESVLKVSSSCSSVYVDGTEIRGSSNASVLVKYGTYTGLAKFTVWMPEFPLEMTVADTRLSQIKGWKVPEEHAVGAKSKRSLNSTNSRSNESSSKTKKRSAAELEDTSMDIEDADVILEEDEQEERFRGSDNGWDTINSIDRGPSTNCRLRFQQSPIEVHARFLATDHDSGRVSYFVNRRTWLRVTDLVNGMLRVSDPRIADLLQGRIVQGRGVGRTEVQVLSPITSKVIGAKEVRVVNDRVAVTRLSVRVVSGLQLTISPDTAIENGYVAETSVTRKLTAQYQEGLLDIDVEFSDGTRTPLREIAVNDYHLLVESLDPEVVAFAPMVASHHPRVIAVGEGRGDLLRVSLQLADACRLTGRRSGKGSQRATAAALASASANVEVDFASSDLPNRPEFVQNDGGGTVGSHHHRERKTSRGEMAPDLHDILIGLPLKDENGHEHKHEHEPLVQARQHRTAIANGMSSGGMGGVGIRHHGVNRVSPLEIGMYVLLAAFCFAIVVFLVSCVVYANKFKLQPPDSPLPGSALPVLSGAARARAAANQLASGRRPPRESTTNAHDWVWLGRATLERAACGPQQVRVTSNPLAGENEGEAGELATCFDNPNHIELPSAGQRSNGSGPIDTTTYCKRDKVPRNSFATKPVTKPLTVVSGTTITTPASMATSTVTSARNDNDDVPPPLPPHGIPVTSAMASTTTAVPVGATTNNNGNEDYKPPVPPHRNTGVIVRLPETPRKHRHRASSSSAGAHHGNNQRHSKQIHHIKPHGKARVGSPKENDAEEEEFVELVTHDDNRHSKDARAREVKRATIVGNPMFSSFSTNAIASSMNVSSPTVTSSSSSPPNSSPSSTASSSSSSSSSSASSSHEQEESVALDDLNLGMDYNQIMQYFDNLKESNA; this is translated from the exons ACGTGGCTGCCTCGGTGGAGGTTCACTTCGAGAACAAGGATGGGGGATTTTTCTTGAAGCACATACCGAGGCAATACTATCCTGTTCGAGGGGATTCTATCTCGTCGATATCTCCATCGACGGGCACATTATCTAACGGGGTTCTGTCTCCACCGCCAGGCTCCGTACTCTCGAGAGACAAATTCACGGTGTTTCAGACGAGCGAGCCGGTGTCCGTTCGGGCGACCTATGGGCCATTTAGCACGAAACAGACCGTACCGGCTCGCTACATAGTTCCAGATCCGTTGGACGCGTTACCAGGCCCGGAAACGAGGCGAAACCTAACAGCGGCGACGATTCTGGACGCGCAGGAGTTAGGTGCGCGTCATTTGGACATGTCCGCTCATCTGGTTGGAAACAGCGTGCCTCGTGACTCGCCCGTGCTAAGAGTGCTCTTTCACGCCGGAAGCGAGACAGGCGGAAGGCGTCAGTTGCTTCTCGCTCGACATCAAAGAGTCTGTGTGGTCCTGCACGCGAGCTTGGCCGCTCCATCGAGGAGCACTGCCAACAGGAACAACAATGGTAGACCTTATTCCTCTTCCTCGTCtacttcttcttcctcttcatcttcctcctcctcttcctcctcttcttcctcttcctctagTTCTTCGTCCGCTTCCGCGCTAACGGCAGCGTGCAGCCCCGATGGAGAGAACGGAGTCTGTTTGGCACAGATCACCATACCAGCCGATTGGTGGGCACCGTTACCTCCTCCGGACGCTTCTGGCCGGGTCAAGGTCGCCAAGAGCCTGCCCAGGCTCGTGCAGGTAGCTTACTCCGTGCTCGAGCCACGAGCAGAGGAGGCTGGCTCGCCTGACAACGGGGCTGGCTTCTGCAGACCCAGAGTTCAGATTCAGCCCGTCACGCCACTGGGTCAGGTACCTCTGGCTCCGAACCGGGCCGATTATAAGGAGCTCAAGGCCGACGATTCGCTGACACTCCTGGTGCCCCACGGGCCCCTTTATCCGAGGTCTCGGTTACACGTTCCAGCGTTCCTGCATCCGTCCAAGGTTACCGATCCGAGACAGGAAAGGCCATCGATCGTGATCGCTGTGTATCTCAG GGCCAGGGTGAAATCCGGCGTGAAAATCTTGGACGCCTCGTCCAGTAATCCCGACTGGATCGTCGACAGCAAGATCAACGCGAAGAACACGATCGCTACGTTCACTGCCAGGCGAAAGGAGAATGCTTCGCGACTACCAAGCGC ATCGGCAGAGGAAATCCTGACGATGCTTCTGGAGGCGAGCGAGGAGGGGGTGGAAGGGAATTGGGATGGTGGTCGAATCGTGTGGAGCGTACGTTACGCTTTCGACAACGGCTCTCAGCTAAATGGAATGGATCAACAGCGACTACAGCAGAGACAGATGCAacaccatcatcatcatcacgcGGAGAGGCGAAAGCTACAGGTTCGCCTCGAAATACAGAAAGACGACATTCAGGCCGTGCTGCCTATATCCAAG AACTGGGAGGTGATGAACACCGCGGTGTTGACGGGTCGCCAAGTGTCCCAGGGGATGAAAGTGTTCATCGTAAGCCAGGCCGGAACCGTTGCCGACGTTACGCTGCAATCCTCCTGTCACTCGGAAGACGAGAGTGTGCTTAAG GTATCATCTTCTTGTAGCAGCGTGTACGTGGACGGCACGGAGATACGTGGCTCCAGCAACGCGTCAGTTCTCGTTAAGTACGGTACTTACACGGGGCTGGCTAAATTCACAGTTTGGATGCCGGAATTCCCTTTGGAGATGACCGTGGCGGACACCAGATTAAGTCAGATTAAAGGCTGGAAAGTTCCCGAAGAACACGCTGTAGGGGCGAAAAGCAAGCGTAGTCTGAACTCCACCAATTCACGTTCCAACGAATCCAGCTCGAAAACCAAAAAGAGGAGCGCCGCGGAGTTGGAGGACACTTCGATGGATATCGAAGACGCGGATGTGATTTTGGAAGAAGACGAGCAGGAAGAAAGATTTCGAGGAAGCGATAACGGATGGGATACGATCAATTCTATAGATAGAGGACCTTCCACCAATTGCAGACTCCGATTCCAGCAGAGTCCTATCGAAGTACACGCGAGATTCCTGGCTACCGATCACGATTCAGGAAGAGTCTCTTACTTTGTGAATCGCCGTACCTGGCTACGAGTGACAGATCTGGTGAATGGGATGCTTCGAGTTTCCGATCCCAGAATCGCTGACCTGTTACAAGGGAGAATCGTTCAAGGTCGTGGAGTAGGTAGAACGGAGGTGCAGGTTCTTTCGCCGATTACGAGCAAAGTAATCGGCGCGAAGGAAGTGCGAGTGGTTAACGACCGTGTGGCGGTCACCAGGTTGTCAGTTAGAGTGGTGTCTGGGTTACAACTCACTATTAGTCCGGACACTGCTATAGAAAATGGATATGTCGCGGAGACGTCGGTGACGAGGAAGCTGACTGCTCAGTATCAG GAGGGACTGCTGGATATAGACGTGGAATTTTCTGACGGCACGAGAACACCGTTGAGAGAAATCGCTGTGAACGACTACCACTTGTTAGTGGAGAGTCTAGACCCGGAAGTGGTGGCATTCGCTCCGATGGtcgcttctcatcatcctcgAGTGATTGCGGTCGGCGAAGGGAGAGGCGATTTGTTACGAGTCAGTCTTCAATTGGCCGACGCCTGTCGTCTAACCGGCAGGAGGTCTGGAAAAGGATCTCAAAGAGCGACCGCGGCAGCCCTTGCCAGCGCTTCCGCCAACGTTGAGGTGGACTTTGCCTCGAGCGATCTTCCCAATCGACCCGAGTTCGTACAGAATGACGGAGGTGGAACGGTTGGTTCTCATCATCACAGAGAAAGGAAGACCAGCAGGGGAGAGATGGCTCCTGATTTGCACGACATTCTCATCG GGCTACCGCTGAAAGACGAGAACGGGCACGAGCACAAGCACGAGCACGAACCTTTGGTGCAGGCACGGCAGCACCGCACGGCTATAGCTAATGGCATGTCTTCAGGAGGAATGGGCGGTGTTGGGATACGGCATCACGGAGTAAATCGTGTGAGCCCACTCGAGATCGGGATGTACGTCCTTCTGGCAGCCTTCTGTTTCGCCATCGTCGTCTTCCTCGTCTCCTGCGTGGTCTACGCGAACAAGTTCAAACTACAGCCGCCGGATTCTCCGCTACCCGGGTCGGCGCTTCCGGTACTGTCGGGAGCAGCCAGGGCCAGAGCAGCCGCCAACCAGCTGGCATCGGGAAGAAGACCTCCCAGAGAGTCTACCACGAACGCACACGATTGGGTCTGGCTGGGCAGAGCCACTCTCGAGAGAGCCGCTTGCGGACCGCAACAG GTAAGAGTGACTAGCAACCCCCTAGCTGGTGAGAACGAGGGAGAAGCGGGTGAATTGGCAACTTGTTTCGACAATCCAAACCACATCGAGCTACCTTCGGCGGGACAGCGTAGCAATGGATCAGGGCCGATAGATACCACGACTTATTGCAAGAGGGACAAAGTCCCACGAAACAGTTTCGCGACGAAGCCTGTAACGAAACCACTTACGGTGGTATCAGGAACTACAATCACTACTCCAGCATCTATGGCTACGTCCACCGTGACTTCTGCGCGAAACGA CAACGATGACGTCCCACCACCCTTACCACCGCACGGAATCCCCGTAACCTCGGCGATGGCTTCAACGACTACAGCTGTTCCTGTCGGCGCAACGACCAACAACAACGGCAACGAGGACTACAAACCTCCCGTACCACCACACAGAAACACAGGAGTGATCGTACGACTACCGGAAACACCTAGGAAACATCGTCACAGAGCTTCGAGTAGCAGCGCGGGCGCTCATCATGGGAACAATCAGCGGCACAGCAAGCAGATTCACCATATCAAGCCACACGGTAAAGCTAGAGTAGGTAGTCCGAAAGAGAACGACGCGGAGGAAGAGGAGTTTGTGGAGCTAGTGACTCACGATGACAACAGGCATTCGAAGGACGCGAGAGCCAGAGAAGTGAAGAGGGCGACGATCGTCGGTAATCCAATGTTCTCGTCGTTCTCGACGAACGCGATCGCCTCGTCCATGAACGTGTCCAGCCCGACCGTGACCTCATCGTCCTCGTCACCGCCTAACTCGTCGCCGTCCTCTACCGCTTCCTCTTCCTCGTCCTCTTCTTCGTCGTCCGCGTCTTCGTCCCACGAGCAAGAGGAATCGGTGGCGCTGGACGACCTGAACCTGGGCATGGACTACAACCAGATCATGCAGTACTTCGACAACTTAAAAGAGTCGAACGCCTAG